A stretch of Arthrobacter sp. NEB 688 DNA encodes these proteins:
- the manA gene encoding mannose-6-phosphate isomerase, class I, which translates to MDRLTPVVFNDAWGSHVAIASLQGRSIPTPLPESELWMGAHESGPAGTDREGAPDLASVVAADPVRELGDACVQRHGARLPFLLKVLAPGRAISIQVHPSAAQASQLRALTGDAVYVDDSAKPELLLAVAPFEIFVGMRSADEVAEIARRLAVPGFSRAVEAARGAEDPCHAVLAGVLATPPVEVPSLTREVVAACLRMSEDEDEIGTAAAAVVARAEEHPDDIGLVVLLLMHHRVLRPGEYIDVAAGVLHSYVHGLGIEVLANSDNVVRAGLTSKEVNVAELLRIVDPAADGVAGRGVALADGVEVYPGASDRFLLHRVRPGRRLPGGDGPRLVFCLRGRVLLRSAAGELELGDTGSAFLPHTEGPVDLEGAGEVYVVTVPGL; encoded by the coding sequence GTGGACCGCCTCACCCCTGTCGTCTTCAACGACGCGTGGGGCTCCCACGTCGCCATCGCGAGCCTCCAGGGCCGCTCGATCCCCACGCCGCTGCCCGAGTCCGAGCTGTGGATGGGCGCGCACGAGAGCGGTCCCGCCGGCACCGACCGCGAGGGAGCCCCGGACCTGGCGTCCGTCGTCGCCGCCGACCCGGTGCGCGAGCTCGGGGACGCCTGCGTGCAGCGGCACGGCGCGCGGCTGCCGTTCCTGCTCAAGGTCCTCGCCCCGGGGCGCGCCATCTCGATCCAGGTCCACCCGAGCGCCGCGCAGGCTTCCCAGCTGCGGGCCCTGACCGGCGACGCGGTGTACGTCGACGACTCGGCCAAGCCCGAGCTGCTCCTCGCCGTCGCCCCGTTCGAGATCTTCGTCGGGATGCGCTCGGCGGACGAGGTCGCCGAGATCGCCCGCCGGCTCGCCGTGCCCGGGTTCTCGCGGGCCGTCGAGGCCGCGCGCGGCGCCGAGGACCCGTGCCACGCCGTCCTCGCCGGGGTCCTCGCGACGCCGCCGGTCGAGGTCCCGTCGCTGACGCGCGAGGTCGTCGCCGCCTGCCTGCGGATGTCCGAGGACGAGGACGAGATCGGCACCGCTGCGGCGGCCGTCGTCGCCCGCGCCGAGGAGCACCCGGACGACATCGGCCTCGTCGTCCTCCTCCTCATGCACCACCGCGTGCTGCGGCCGGGGGAGTACATCGACGTCGCCGCCGGGGTCCTCCACTCGTACGTGCACGGGCTCGGCATCGAGGTGCTCGCCAACTCCGACAACGTCGTCCGGGCCGGGCTCACCTCCAAGGAGGTCAACGTCGCCGAGCTGCTGCGCATCGTCGACCCGGCCGCCGACGGCGTCGCCGGGCGCGGGGTGGCGCTGGCCGACGGCGTCGAGGTCTACCCCGGCGCCTCCGACCGCTTCCTCCTGCACCGGGTCCGGCCCGGCCGCCGCCTGCCCGGCGGGGACGGGCCGCGGCTGGTGTTCTGCCTGCGGGGGCGGGTCCTCCTGCGCTCCGCCGCCGGCGAGCTCGAGCTCGGCGACACCGGGTCGGCCTTCCTCCCGCACACCGAGGGTCCGGTCGACCTCGAGGGCGCCGGCGAGGTCTACG